The following proteins are co-located in the Triticum aestivum cultivar Chinese Spring chromosome 1A, IWGSC CS RefSeq v2.1, whole genome shotgun sequence genome:
- the LOC123050219 gene encoding transcription factor MYC2 (The sequence of the model RefSeq protein was modified relative to this genomic sequence to represent the inferred CDS: added 103 bases not found in genome assembly) → MNLWTDDNASMMEAFMASADMPAFPWGAAATPPPPAAVPQQPAFNQDTLQQRLQAIIEGSRETWTYAIFWQSSTDAGASLLGWGDGYYKGCDDADKRRQQPTPASAAEQEHRKRVLRELNSLIAGGGAAAPDEAVEEEVTDTEWFFLVSMTQSFPNGMGLPGQALFAGQPTWIATGLASAPCERARQAYTFGLRTMVCIPLGTGVLELGATEVIFQTNDSLGRIRSLFNLNGGGGGSGSWPPIAPPPQEAETDPSVLWLADAPAGDMKESPPSVEISVSKPPQPQPPQIHQFENGSTSTLTENPGLSVHAQQPPPQQAAAAAQRQNQHQLQHQHQLQLQHQHNQGPFRRELNFSDFASNASVKVTPPFFKPESGEILNFGADSTSRRNPSPAPPAATASLTTAPGSLFSQHTATVTAPSNDAKNNPKRSMEATSRASNTNHHQTATANEGMLSFSSAPTTRPSTGTGAPAKSESDHSDLEASVREVESSRVVPPPEEKRPRKRGRKPANGREEPLNHVEAERQRREKLNQRFYALRAVVPNVSKMDKASLLGDAISYINELRGKMTALESDKETLHSQIEALKKERDARPAAPSSGMHDNGARCHAVEIEAKILGLEAMIRVQCHKRNHPAAKLMTALRELDLDVYHASVSVVKDIMIQQVAVKMATRVYSQDQLNAALYGRLAEPGTAMQIR, encoded by the exons ATGAACCTGTGGACGGACGACAACGCCTCCATGATGGAGGCCTTCATGGC CGCCTGCAGGCCATCATCGAGGGCTCCAGGGAGACCTGGACCTACGCCATCTTCTGGCAGTCCTCCACCGACGCCGGCGCCTCGCTCCTCGGCTGGGGCGACGGCTACTACAAGGGCTGCGACGACGCCGACAAGCGCCGCCAGCAGCCCACCCCGGCCTCCGCCGCCGAGCAGGAGCACCGCAAGCGCGTCCTCCGGGAGCTCAACTCGCTCATAGCCGGGGGAGGCGCCGCCGCGCCCGACGAGGCCGTCGAGGAGGAGGTCACGGACACCGAGTGGTTCTTCCTCGTCTCCATGACCCAGTCCTTCCCCAACGGGATGGGCTTGCCGGGCCAGGCGCTCTTCGCCGGCCAGCCCACCTGGATCGCCACGGGGCTCGCCAGCGCGCCCTGCGAGCGGGCCAGGCAGGCCTACACCTTCGGCCTCCGCACCATGGTCTGCATCCCCCTCGGCACCGGCGTGCTCGAGCTCGGCGCCACCGAGGTCATCTTCCAGACCAACGATAGCTTGGGGAGGATCCGCTCGCTCTTCAACCTCAACGGCGGAGGAGGGGGCTCTGGATCCTGGCcgcccatcgccccgccgccccaggAGGCGGAGACGGATCCGTCCGTGCTCTGGCTCGCCGACGCGCCGGCCGGGGACATGAAGGAGTCGCCGCCGTCCGTCGAGATCTCCGTCTCCAAGCCGCCGCAGCCACAGCCGCCGCAGATCCATCAGTTCGAGAACGGGAGCACCAGCACGCTCACGGAGAACCCCGGCCTCTCCGTGCACGCGCAGCAGCCTCCGCCGCAgcaggcggccgcggcggcgcagAGGCAGAACCAGCACCAGCTCCAGCATCAGCACCAGCTCCAGCTCCAGCACCAGCACAATCAGGGTCCTTTCCGCCGGGAGCTCAATTTCTCAGATTTCGCGTCCAACGCATCCGTCAAGGTGACCCCGCCTTTCTTCAAGCCTGAGTCTGGTGAGATCCTAAACTTTGGCGCTGACAGCACCAGCCGGAGGAACCCTTCGCCGGCACCCCCCGCCGCGACGGCCAGCCTCACCACCGCGCCGGGGAGCCTCTTCTCCCAGCACACGGCGACTGTGACGGCCCCATCAAACGACGCCAAGAACAACCCGAAGCGGTCCATGGAGGCCACCTCCCGCGCGAGCAACACCAACCACCACCAGACCGCGACAGCCAACGAGGGGATGCTGTCCTTCTCGTCGGCGCCGACGACGCGGCCGTCCACCGGCACGGGCGCACCAGCCAAGTCGGAGTCCGACCACTCAGACCTGGAGGCGTCGGTCCGCGAGGTGGAGAGCAGCCGCGTGGTGCCTCCGCCGGAGGAGAAGCGGCCGCGCAAGCGCGGGCGCAAGCCGGCGAACGGGCGCGAGGAGCCCCTGAACCACGTGGAGGCGGAGCGGCAGCGGCGAGAGAAGCTGAACCAGCGGTTCTACGCGCTCCGCGCCGTGGTGCCCAACGTGTCCAAGATGGACAAGGCCTCGCTGCTCGGCGACGCCATCTCCTACATCAACGAGCTTCGCGGCAAGATGACGGCGCTGGAGTCGGACAAGGAGACGCTCCATTCCCAAATCGAGGCGCTCAAGAAGGAGCGCGACGCCCGGCCGGCCGCGCCGTCGTCGGGGATGCACGACAACGGGGCGCGGTGCCACGCGGTGGAGATCGAGGCCAAGATCCTGGGGCTGGAGGCGATGATCCGCGTGCAGTGCCACAAGCGCAACCACCCGGCGGCGAAGCTGATGACGGCGCTGCGGGAGCTGGACCTGGACGTGTACCACGCCAGCGTCTCGGTGGTGAAGGACATCATGATCCAGCAGGTGGCGGTGAAGATGGCCACCCGGGTCTACTCCCAGGACCAGCTCAACGCGGCGCTCTACGGCCGCCTCGCCGAGCCGGGCACCGCGATGCAAATCCGGTAA